CATTAGCGGCAGTTATAAGTTTATTTGGGAGTACATTTCCGGACTCGTCAGAATATATTATTTTTGGGCGCAGGAGGAATCGTTATCACAGACGTTATACACATTGGTTTGTGATATGGCTCTTGCTTAGTTACACGTGTTTTCTGCGTGCGGGGTGGATTGTGCCGAGGCTCTCTGCATTAGTTGACGGGAGGCAGGCGCATTTTGATGTATGGTCGTGCGCGGGATTTTGGTTTATGGGATGTTTGCTGCATGTTTTAGAAGACGCTTGGTGCGGGACAGTGCCGTTTTTGCTGCCTTGGAAA
The Synergistaceae bacterium genome window above contains:
- a CDS encoding metal-dependent hydrolase; its protein translation is MTGKGHRISTFSFVLGATGSPLAAVISLFGSTFPDSSEYIIFGRRRNRYHRRYTHWFVIWLLLSYTCFLRAGWIVPRLSALVDGRQAHFDVWSCAGFWFMGCLLHVLEDAWCGTVPFLLPWKRSVGIHVFHMSKKIGQMSRGEINFVLITVIISLVAFFMRFFTVKSFMDFLAQLWRSI